In the genome of Pelobacter seleniigenes DSM 18267, one region contains:
- a CDS encoding diguanylate cyclase domain-containing protein: protein MSWLSLFILVGFLLPAQFCAAAPVRIGLDQSPPTSFLNEQGQADGFFPQLFNQVAAELDWSVNYIPCTWQQCLDKLSSGEIDILPGIAVTEERSRKYRFGHETVLSSWGQIFSRSDEPLTSILELDGKKVAVLAGDVYLNGPQGLRQVSTLFNLQVDFIDVADYDEAFYKLATGQVDAAMVGRIFGFKNRQRYNLVPSSILIKPIQSRPAFSEQSPVKLTTNFDRLLAQWKQAPDSVYYRLIDRWLSEKTTTQVPSWLYSLSYTCGVFILLLLAATFWTRKQVRVKTLQLAENYALLQDELAARHSIEKELLERQQQYQVFFENSLSSILFIDPENGAIVDANPAACQFYQYSRDQLKNMQISQINNLNKDELGQALHQASNRKKQHFEFVHTRADGQTRQVEIYSTPIRIEGRMLLCSIIHDISQRKKAEQALAERNRFLQAVIDGVTDPLMVVGLDYRILQQNKAACEQFRRFGNAPLPPTCYEFSHGLADPCTAQEHPCPLQQIKETGQPVTVIHRHATDQGQRIFEITAAPLFNSEGEMYAMIEVSRDISERMQIEELLNENEKRLLYLAHHDALTDLPNRLLFEDRLAQALSKARRSRRQVALFFLDLDNFKSINDNLGHDYGDRLLIDAARRLQKSVRESDTVARMGGDEFLVLLEDVDSIEMIESTAERIHRSLSQHIVEGNFSQTISSSIGISIFPEDAVTGQDLLKTADIAMYKAKKEGRANYQFYATPQARFLFD, encoded by the coding sequence TTGTCCTGGCTCAGCCTGTTCATTCTTGTAGGGTTCCTCCTGCCGGCACAATTCTGTGCTGCGGCCCCGGTTCGAATCGGCCTGGATCAGAGCCCGCCGACCTCATTCCTCAACGAGCAGGGACAAGCGGACGGCTTTTTCCCGCAACTCTTCAATCAGGTGGCCGCAGAGCTGGACTGGTCAGTCAACTATATCCCCTGCACCTGGCAGCAATGCCTGGATAAACTCTCTTCCGGAGAGATCGACATCCTGCCGGGGATCGCGGTAACCGAAGAAAGGAGCCGAAAATACCGTTTCGGCCATGAGACGGTGCTGAGCAGCTGGGGGCAAATCTTCAGCCGCAGCGATGAACCGTTGACTTCGATTCTGGAGCTGGATGGTAAAAAGGTTGCCGTCTTAGCCGGGGATGTCTACCTGAACGGCCCGCAAGGCCTTCGCCAGGTCTCGACCCTGTTCAACCTGCAGGTGGATTTTATTGACGTTGCAGATTATGACGAGGCCTTCTACAAACTCGCCACAGGACAAGTTGATGCGGCCATGGTCGGGCGAATTTTCGGTTTTAAAAATCGCCAGCGCTACAATCTGGTTCCGTCGTCCATCCTGATCAAACCGATTCAGTCCCGACCGGCTTTTTCCGAGCAGAGCCCGGTCAAATTGACGACTAATTTCGATCGGCTGCTGGCCCAATGGAAACAGGCGCCGGATTCCGTCTATTACCGCCTCATCGACCGCTGGCTCAGCGAGAAAACCACGACCCAGGTGCCGTCCTGGCTGTACAGCCTGAGCTATACCTGCGGCGTCTTCATCCTGCTGTTGCTGGCCGCCACCTTCTGGACCCGCAAGCAGGTGCGCGTAAAGACCCTGCAGCTGGCCGAAAATTACGCTCTGCTGCAAGACGAATTGGCGGCCCGGCACAGCATTGAAAAGGAACTCCTGGAACGTCAGCAGCAATACCAGGTTTTCTTTGAAAATTCCCTCTCCAGCATCCTCTTTATCGACCCGGAAAACGGCGCTATCGTTGACGCCAACCCGGCCGCCTGCCAATTTTACCAATATAGCAGGGACCAGCTGAAAAATATGCAGATCAGCCAGATCAACAATCTGAACAAAGACGAACTGGGCCAAGCCTTGCACCAGGCGAGCAATCGCAAAAAGCAGCACTTTGAATTCGTCCACACCCGGGCCGACGGGCAAACCCGGCAGGTGGAAATCTACAGCACTCCGATTCGGATTGAAGGACGAATGCTGCTCTGTTCCATTATCCATGACATCAGCCAGCGCAAAAAAGCCGAACAGGCATTGGCCGAACGGAACCGATTTTTACAGGCGGTGATCGATGGGGTGACCGATCCGTTGATGGTGGTGGGTCTTGATTACCGGATTCTGCAGCAGAACAAAGCCGCCTGCGAGCAATTTCGCCGTTTTGGAAACGCGCCCCTGCCACCGACCTGCTATGAATTTTCCCACGGACTGGCGGATCCTTGCACTGCCCAAGAGCATCCCTGCCCGCTGCAGCAAATCAAGGAGACGGGCCAACCGGTCACCGTCATCCACCGCCACGCCACGGATCAGGGACAACGGATTTTCGAAATCACCGCCGCACCGCTATTCAACAGCGAGGGGGAAATGTATGCGATGATCGAGGTGTCACGGGATATTTCGGAGCGCATGCAGATTGAAGAACTGCTCAATGAAAATGAAAAACGACTGCTCTATCTGGCTCATCACGACGCGCTGACCGATCTCCCCAACCGCTTGCTTTTTGAAGACCGGCTGGCGCAGGCCTTAAGCAAAGCGCGCCGCAGCAGGCGACAGGTCGCCCTGTTTTTTCTTGACCTGGATAACTTCAAAAGCATCAATGACAACCTCGGCCACGACTACGGCGACCGCCTGCTCATCGACGCAGCCCGCCGGCTGCAAAAAAGTGTCCGCGAAAGCGATACGGTAGCCCGCATGGGCGGGGATGAATTTCTGGTCCTGCTCGAAGACGTGGACTCCATCGAAATGATTGAAAGCACTGCCGAGCGGATTCATCGGTCCTTATCCCAGCACATTGTTGAAGGGAACTTCAGCCAGACCATCAGCAGCAGCATCGGAATCAGCATCTTCCCAGAGGATGCCGTCACTGGCCAGGACCTGTTAAAAACCGCGGACATCGCCATGTACAAGGCGAAAAAGGAAGGACGGGCCAACTATCAGTTTTATGCCACCCCGCAAGCGCGCTTTTTGTTCGACTGA
- a CDS encoding MTH1187 family thiamine-binding protein has product MNVIVDLCVVPMGVGVSVSRYVAMCQDVLEEAGLKTSLHAYGTNIEGDYDEVFAAIRRCHEVIHAAGAPRITTTIKMGTRIDREQTMADKLQSVAEKRAAAKLSS; this is encoded by the coding sequence ATGAATGTGATTGTCGATCTGTGTGTCGTGCCCATGGGGGTGGGCGTTTCCGTATCTCGTTATGTGGCCATGTGCCAGGATGTGCTGGAAGAGGCCGGCCTGAAAACCAGCCTGCACGCTTATGGGACCAATATTGAAGGCGATTACGATGAGGTCTTTGCGGCGATTCGTCGCTGTCATGAGGTGATCCATGCTGCCGGAGCGCCGCGGATCACCACAACGATTAAAATGGGGACCCGCATCGACCGTGAGCAGACCATGGCGGACAAGCTGCAGAGTGTGGCTGAAAAAAGAGCAGCCGCCAAGCTGTCGTCCTGA
- the hflK gene encoding FtsH protease activity modulator HflK: MQDWGQGPSGADLERKVIEITDRIKKKFNNPQKGFLPILAVIALIAIIIGGYSSMYEVDTEETGVVLRFGKFASFSDPGLHFKLPFGIDQVYLVPTGRVLKEEFGYRTVTPGVRSSFSKRGLEEESLTLTGDLNVSDVEWIVQFQVSDPFKYIFKVKDPVGTVRDISEAMVRKAIGNANVTQVLTTARAELASAIEVDLQNTLNQYDIGVRIVTVKFQDVNPPDPVKDAFNEVNEAEQQKESLIFQAREQFNREVPRARGQAKSTLQEAEGYAVERINKARGETNRFLALLTEYKKAPLVTRRRIYIESMEQVLPKLDETYIMDKTDSGLLQLLPLRKNLEGAAK, from the coding sequence ATGCAGGATTGGGGACAAGGCCCTTCCGGGGCCGATCTGGAACGAAAGGTTATTGAGATAACCGATCGGATCAAGAAAAAGTTCAACAACCCGCAAAAAGGATTTCTGCCGATCCTGGCCGTTATTGCCCTTATTGCTATCATCATCGGCGGCTACAGCAGTATGTATGAAGTCGACACCGAAGAGACCGGCGTCGTGCTGAGATTCGGCAAGTTTGCCAGTTTTTCCGACCCGGGGCTGCATTTCAAGCTTCCCTTTGGTATTGACCAAGTCTATCTGGTGCCGACCGGCCGGGTTCTGAAAGAAGAGTTCGGCTACCGGACCGTGACTCCAGGAGTCCGATCCTCCTTCAGCAAACGTGGCCTGGAGGAGGAATCACTGACCCTGACCGGGGATCTCAATGTCAGTGATGTCGAGTGGATCGTCCAGTTTCAGGTGTCGGACCCCTTCAAGTATATTTTCAAGGTCAAAGACCCCGTCGGCACCGTGCGGGATATTTCCGAAGCCATGGTCCGCAAAGCCATCGGCAATGCCAATGTCACCCAGGTCCTGACCACCGCCAGGGCCGAGCTGGCCAGTGCCATAGAAGTGGACCTGCAGAACACCCTGAACCAGTATGACATCGGCGTCCGCATTGTTACCGTCAAGTTTCAGGATGTCAACCCGCCCGATCCGGTCAAGGATGCTTTCAACGAAGTCAATGAAGCGGAACAGCAGAAGGAGAGTTTGATCTTCCAGGCCCGCGAACAGTTCAATCGCGAGGTTCCGCGCGCCCGCGGCCAGGCCAAAAGTACCCTCCAGGAAGCGGAAGGTTATGCTGTCGAACGGATCAACAAGGCCCGCGGCGAAACCAATCGGTTCCTGGCCCTGCTGACCGAATACAAAAAAGCGCCGCTGGTGACCCGCCGCCGGATTTACATCGAGTCGATGGAGCAGGTCCTGCCCAAACTGGACGAAACCTACATCATGGATAAAACCGACAGCGGCCTGCTGCAACTGCTGCCATTGCGCAAAAACCTGGAAGGAGCCGCCAAATGA